From the genome of Cynocephalus volans isolate mCynVol1 chromosome 14, mCynVol1.pri, whole genome shotgun sequence, one region includes:
- the LOC134362740 gene encoding melanoma inhibitory activity protein 2-like → MEVPGAAPQPYLGLVLGELCRTVAAWPEDLRPGPGFPWELVTCVALTAFLILLFLWRSVRSVRSRLYVGREKRLAEKLSGLIEEKCKLLDKLSVVQEEYEGLESAVKGASFEKESTEAQSLEATYGKLSRSKSKLEDEIVSLAIELKEQKSKHCEQDELVADISKRIQSLEDESKSIQSQVAEAKLICKIFQMNEERLKVAIKDALNENSQLRESQKQLLQEAEVLKEQVSELHKQKITFEDSRVHAEQVLSEKENHIKSLTERLLKMTDWAAVLGEDMMADDLELEMKSESQN, encoded by the coding sequence atggaggtgcccggggctgcccctcagccgtacttggggctggtcctgggagagctgtgcaggactgtggcagcatggcctgaagacctgagaccgggccctggttttccatgggaactggtgacatgtgtgGCTCTTACtgcatttttgattctcttgtttttgtggagaagtgttcgatcggtgagaagccggctgtatgtaggaagagagaaaagacttgctgaaaagctttctggactaattgaagaaaaatgtaaactacttgacaaactcagcgttgttcaagaggagtatgaaggcttagagtcagctgtgaagggtgccagctttgagaaggagtcaacagaagcacaaagcttggaggcaacctatggaaAGCTGAGCaggtccaaatctaaacttgaggatgaaatagtctctctagcaatagaattaaaagaacagaaatctaaacattgtgagcaagacgAATTGGtggcagatatttcaaaaaggatacagtccctagaagatgaatcgaaatccatccagtcacaagtagctgaagccaaactaatctgcaaaatatttcaaatgaatgaagaacgtctgaaggtggcaataaaagatgccttgaatgaaaattcccaacttcgggaaagccagaaacagcttttacaagaagcggaagtattgaaagaacaagtgagtgaacttcataaacagaaaataacatttgaagacTCCAGAGTCCACGCAGAACAAGttctgagtgagaaagaaaatcacatcaagtctctgactgaacgcttgctcaagatgacagactgggctgctgtgcttggagaagacatgatggctgatgacttggaattggagatgaagagtgaatcacaaaat